Proteins from a genomic interval of Microbacterium phyllosphaerae:
- a CDS encoding hydroxyacid dehydrogenase, with protein MTVRTAMSPEVFDLLFDDARLSRLRALSPSTRLAIDDGDLSDTEILVTSWGAPRLDAELLDRMPRLRAVVHAAGSVQQLVSDELWERGITVTSAADANAVPVAEYTFATIILAFKRAFVHMRSPSTVLEWRDLVGSTRYGSVGRTVGIVGFSRIGRRVVRMLGQLDGIRILVADPFVSPQAVADAGAELLPLDEMLDQVDVLSLHAPALPETRHMIGAAELAALHDGATVINTARGWILDHDALLAECAAGRLDAVLDVTEPDPLPTDSPLRTLPNVALTPHIAGSMGNEARRLADSALDDVEALLRGGVPSQVITRLDMELSA; from the coding sequence GTGACGGTGCGCACGGCGATGAGCCCCGAGGTGTTCGACCTGCTCTTCGATGACGCCCGACTCAGCCGCCTGCGCGCCTTGTCTCCCTCGACGCGACTGGCGATCGACGACGGCGATCTCTCCGACACCGAGATCCTCGTCACGTCGTGGGGTGCCCCGCGTCTCGACGCCGAGCTCCTCGATCGGATGCCGCGTCTGCGCGCCGTGGTGCACGCGGCGGGCAGCGTGCAGCAGCTGGTCTCCGACGAGCTGTGGGAACGGGGCATCACCGTGACCTCTGCCGCCGACGCCAACGCCGTGCCGGTCGCCGAGTACACGTTCGCGACGATCATCCTCGCCTTCAAGCGTGCCTTCGTGCACATGCGCTCGCCCTCGACGGTGCTCGAGTGGCGCGACCTGGTCGGGTCGACGCGGTACGGCAGCGTCGGCCGCACCGTCGGCATCGTCGGGTTCTCACGGATCGGACGCAGGGTGGTGCGGATGCTGGGCCAGCTCGACGGCATCCGGATCCTCGTCGCCGATCCGTTCGTGTCGCCGCAGGCCGTGGCCGACGCCGGCGCGGAGCTGCTGCCACTCGACGAGATGCTCGACCAGGTCGACGTGCTGTCGCTGCACGCACCCGCGCTGCCCGAGACGAGGCACATGATCGGTGCGGCCGAGCTCGCGGCGCTCCATGACGGTGCCACCGTCATCAACACGGCGCGCGGATGGATCCTCGACCACGACGCGCTGCTGGCCGAGTGCGCCGCGGGACGACTGGATGCCGTGCTCGACGTGACCGAACCAGACCCGCTGCCGACCGACTCACCGCTGCGCACTCTGCCGAACGTCGCCCTCACCCCGCATATCGCCGGATCCATGGGCAACGAGGCCAGGCGTCTCGCCGATTCGGCCCTCGATGACGTCGAGGCGCTGCTGCGCGGCGGTGTGCCGTCGCAGGTGATCACCCGACTCGACATGGAGCTGAGCGCATGA
- a CDS encoding DUF624 domain-containing protein has translation MKRISHDAWATILGVVYLGLMVNFLVLVTASPLVVLLMTTDPALSWPLLALAAPLAAPALSGAFTAFREFGRGEPQVVRSFLRGWKATARKGMLIGAFASASVVVLLVDVRAVSASPASVMIVPVLALLVVIAGATALVALVALAEEPGARMRDIVKAALYLCVRRWYLTALSLVVLGVQIGLFTTMPAIAIGLTCAPALYVAWANSRYTLRPVLEIEPVLEAAEVRA, from the coding sequence ATGAAGCGCATCTCGCACGACGCCTGGGCCACGATCCTCGGCGTCGTCTACCTCGGCCTGATGGTCAACTTCCTCGTGCTCGTCACGGCATCGCCTCTCGTGGTGCTGCTGATGACGACCGACCCCGCCCTGTCGTGGCCCCTGCTGGCGCTCGCGGCTCCGCTCGCCGCACCCGCGCTGAGCGGCGCGTTCACGGCGTTCCGCGAGTTCGGGCGGGGCGAGCCCCAGGTCGTGCGCTCGTTCCTCCGCGGGTGGAAGGCCACGGCGCGCAAGGGCATGCTGATCGGGGCGTTCGCCTCGGCATCCGTCGTGGTCCTCCTCGTCGACGTGCGGGCGGTCAGCGCCTCACCGGCATCCGTCATGATCGTGCCGGTCCTCGCGCTGCTCGTCGTGATCGCCGGGGCGACCGCCCTCGTGGCTCTCGTCGCTCTGGCCGAAGAACCGGGTGCGCGGATGCGCGACATCGTCAAGGCCGCGCTGTACCTGTGCGTGCGGCGCTGGTACCTCACGGCACTGTCGCTCGTCGTGCTCGGAGTCCAGATCGGACTCTTCACCACCATGCCCGCGATCGCGATCGGCCTCACGTGCGCTCCTGCTCTGTACGTGGCGTGGGCGAACAGCCGGTACACGCTGCGCCCCGTGCTCGAGATCGAGCCCGTTCTCGAGGCCGCGGAGGTGCGCGCGTGA
- a CDS encoding carbohydrate ABC transporter permease, translating to MTETQVLVTGGTLRKLNAPVPAGRVRTRLTVGRTLGYIALIIAAVGLLAPFFWMVMSSLKNANEVFSVPVVWVPETFVWQNYVDIWTKSNMLVWIRNTLFLAVSVTFLQVLTGSFAAYGFARMKFAGRDILFLVYIGTIAVPWQSYMIPQFILLSNLKVSNTLWSIILLQAFGAFGVFLMKQYYETIPEELSEAARLDGLSEYAIWRRIMLPLSVPAIASLTLLTFVNTWNDYLGPLIYLRNPDLWTIQLGLKSFVSNLFDTNYALLFAGLTISVVPIAIIFLLGQKYFVEGIATSGLKG from the coding sequence ATGACCGAGACACAGGTCCTCGTCACCGGGGGAACGCTGCGCAAGCTCAACGCCCCCGTCCCCGCCGGCCGCGTGCGCACCAGGCTCACGGTCGGTCGCACGCTCGGCTACATCGCCCTGATCATCGCGGCGGTCGGCCTGCTCGCACCGTTCTTCTGGATGGTCATGAGCTCGCTGAAGAACGCCAACGAGGTGTTCTCGGTGCCCGTCGTCTGGGTGCCCGAGACGTTCGTGTGGCAGAACTACGTCGACATCTGGACGAAGTCGAACATGCTCGTCTGGATCCGTAACACCCTGTTCCTGGCCGTCAGCGTGACGTTCCTGCAGGTGCTCACCGGATCCTTCGCCGCCTACGGCTTCGCGCGCATGAAGTTCGCCGGCCGCGACATCCTGTTCCTCGTCTACATCGGCACGATCGCCGTGCCGTGGCAGTCGTACATGATCCCGCAGTTCATCCTGCTGTCGAATCTGAAGGTGTCGAACACGCTGTGGTCGATCATCCTGCTCCAGGCGTTCGGCGCGTTCGGGGTGTTCCTCATGAAGCAGTACTACGAGACCATCCCCGAGGAGCTCAGCGAGGCCGCGCGTCTCGACGGGCTCAGCGAGTACGCCATCTGGCGCCGCATCATGCTGCCGCTGTCGGTGCCCGCCATCGCGAGCCTCACCCTGCTCACCTTCGTGAACACGTGGAACGACTACCTGGGACCGCTCATCTACCTGCGCAACCCCGACCTGTGGACGATCCAGCTCGGTCTCAAGAGCTTCGTCTCGAATCTCTTCGACACGAACTACGCGCTGCTGTTCGCCGGACTCACGATCTCGGTCGTGCCCATCGCGATCATCTTCCTGCTCGGGCAGAAGTATTTCGTCGAGGGCATCGCCACCAGCGGACTGAAGGGCTGA
- a CDS encoding carbohydrate ABC transporter permease, whose translation MTTTEAPRRDAAPPQTKLPRRRSALRRRNALIGWSFILPNFIGFGFLTLLPVLILFYMAFTNWNVFGKADWVGFANFQRLMGDGSFHIAFWNTIYYSVMHIPLTIVVSLGLALLLNNKLRGVAFFRTAAFFPYITSIVAIAVVWNLLFSPDYGPINEVLRAIGISEPPGWLTSSEWAMPAVVIVSTWRDMGYYMILFLAGLQTVPRELHEAARVDGANVWQRFTNVTIPSLRPTMFFVTVMLTINSFKIFDLILVMTDGGPGQSTLVLSQFIYKKGFEESQFGYASAAAVALFFLCILVTIGQFLWNKKRSA comes from the coding sequence ATGACCACCACCGAGGCCCCGCGCCGTGACGCGGCCCCGCCGCAGACGAAGCTGCCCCGCCGCCGCTCGGCGCTGCGTCGCCGCAATGCCCTGATCGGCTGGAGCTTCATCCTGCCGAACTTCATCGGATTCGGGTTCCTGACCCTGCTTCCGGTGCTGATCCTCTTCTACATGGCGTTCACGAACTGGAACGTCTTCGGCAAGGCCGACTGGGTGGGGTTCGCGAACTTCCAGCGCCTGATGGGCGACGGCAGCTTCCACATCGCGTTCTGGAACACCATCTACTACTCGGTGATGCACATCCCGCTGACGATCGTCGTCTCGCTCGGGCTCGCCCTGCTGCTCAACAACAAGCTCCGCGGCGTCGCGTTCTTCCGCACTGCCGCGTTCTTCCCGTACATCACCTCGATCGTCGCGATCGCCGTGGTGTGGAACCTGCTCTTCAGCCCCGACTACGGCCCCATCAACGAGGTGCTCCGGGCGATCGGCATCTCGGAGCCGCCCGGGTGGCTCACCTCGTCCGAGTGGGCGATGCCCGCCGTCGTGATCGTCAGCACCTGGCGCGATATGGGCTACTACATGATCCTGTTCCTGGCGGGCCTGCAGACCGTGCCGCGTGAGCTGCACGAAGCCGCGCGCGTCGACGGCGCGAACGTGTGGCAGCGCTTCACGAACGTCACGATCCCGTCGCTGCGGCCCACCATGTTCTTCGTCACGGTGATGCTCACCATCAACTCCTTCAAGATCTTCGACCTCATCCTCGTGATGACCGACGGGGGGCCGGGGCAGTCGACCCTGGTGCTGTCGCAGTTCATCTACAAGAAGGGCTTCGAGGAGTCGCAGTTCGGCTACGCATCCGCCGCCGCGGTCGCGCTGTTCTTCCTCTGCATCCTCGTCACCATCGGCCAGTTCCTCTGGAACAAGAAGCGGAGCGCATGA
- a CDS encoding extracellular solute-binding protein, which produces MNRKILAAGSIAAVAALALAGCSGSSDAGETDPDAPVTLTLSGWSIDTTPEFQTLADAFTKDHPNVKIELKEYDAAEYNTLVTADLAAGSGPDIITQKEVKYVTTFQEGGQLLDVSDVALPDGISGADSYEVDGAAYAVPYRQDSWVLFYNKALFEAAGVDQPDGSWTWDDYADAAAALTTDASKGTYLHRWQSTVQGFANAQTGTSVLDGDFDNMKDYYDSTLALQDAGDQVDFNTSTANQLTYQGEFGTQKAAMMLMGTWYTATLIAQQASGEANDFEWGIAPAPQLDEKTTGTDNTPVTFGDPTGFGINANIDSAKVDAAKQFLEFAASEEGAQALAAIGISPALTNDAVVDTYFAVDGAPADDLSTFAWSTHDVLPENPTSSKTATIQGILADLHTAVMSGSASVDDAIKTAEDRVKNEVG; this is translated from the coding sequence ATGAACCGCAAGATCCTCGCCGCCGGCAGCATCGCCGCCGTCGCGGCCCTCGCCCTCGCAGGCTGCTCCGGCAGCAGCGACGCCGGCGAGACCGACCCCGACGCCCCCGTCACGCTCACCCTCTCGGGCTGGAGCATCGACACCACCCCCGAGTTCCAGACGCTCGCCGACGCCTTCACCAAGGATCACCCGAACGTGAAGATCGAGCTCAAGGAGTACGACGCCGCCGAGTACAACACGCTCGTCACCGCCGACCTCGCCGCAGGGTCGGGCCCCGACATCATCACGCAGAAGGAGGTCAAGTACGTCACGACCTTCCAGGAGGGCGGCCAGCTGCTGGATGTCTCGGACGTGGCGCTGCCCGACGGCATCAGCGGAGCCGACTCCTACGAGGTCGACGGCGCCGCGTACGCGGTTCCCTACCGTCAGGACTCGTGGGTGCTCTTCTACAACAAGGCGCTCTTCGAGGCGGCGGGCGTCGACCAGCCCGACGGCTCGTGGACGTGGGACGACTACGCGGACGCCGCCGCGGCCCTCACCACCGACGCGTCCAAGGGCACGTACCTTCACCGCTGGCAGTCGACCGTGCAGGGCTTCGCGAACGCGCAGACCGGCACGAGCGTGCTCGACGGCGACTTCGACAACATGAAGGACTACTACGACAGCACGCTCGCTCTGCAGGATGCCGGCGACCAGGTCGACTTCAACACCTCGACCGCCAACCAGCTCACCTACCAGGGCGAGTTCGGCACCCAGAAGGCCGCGATGATGCTGATGGGCACCTGGTACACCGCGACGCTCATCGCGCAGCAGGCGTCGGGTGAGGCGAACGACTTCGAGTGGGGCATCGCGCCCGCGCCTCAGCTCGACGAGAAGACCACCGGCACCGACAACACCCCGGTGACCTTCGGCGACCCGACGGGCTTCGGCATCAACGCGAACATCGACTCCGCCAAGGTCGACGCCGCCAAGCAGTTCCTCGAGTTCGCCGCGTCCGAGGAGGGCGCGCAGGCGCTCGCCGCGATCGGCATCTCGCCCGCGCTCACGAACGACGCCGTGGTCGACACGTACTTCGCGGTCGACGGGGCACCCGCCGACGACCTGTCGACGTTCGCCTGGTCGACGCACGATGTCCTGCCCGAGAACCCCACCTCGAGCAAGACGGCGACGATCCAGGGCATCCTGGCCGATCTGCACACCGCCGTCATGTCGGGCTCCGCGTCCGTCGACGACGCCATCAAGACGGCCGAGGACCGCGTCAAGAACGAGGTCGGCTGA